The nucleotide sequence CGCTTCGCGCTTTTGCCCGGGCATGACGATAACTGACGAACGGGCGGATAATGCCGAAGCGGCTTGAAGGTGATTTCGACTATATCGTGGTTGGCGCAGGGACAGCCGGCTGCATCATGGCCAACCGGCTGTCGGCCGATCCGAAAAACCGCGTGCTGCTGCTGGAAGCCGGCGGCAACGACAACTGGATCTGGTTTCACATCCCGGTCGGCTATCTCTTTGCGATCGGCAATCCCCGTTCGGACTGGATGTTCAGGACCGAGCCGGAGCCCGGGCTCAATGGCCGGTCGCTCGCCTATCCCCGCGGCAAGGTGATCGGCGGCTCCTCCGCCATCAACGCCATGATCTCGATGCGGGGGCAGGCAGCCGATTACGACCACTGGCGGCAACTCGGCCTGGCCGGCTGGGGCTATGACGACGTGCGGCCGCTGTTCAAGCGGCTCGAGGACCATTTCCTCGGGGAAAGCGAACATCACGGCACCGGCGGCGGCTGGCGCATCGAGGCGCCGCGGCTATCCTGGGCCATTCTCGACGCGGTCGGCGACGCCGCCGAGGAAATGGGCATCAAGCGCATTGCCGATTTCAACACCGGCGACAATGAGGGCGTGAGCTATTTCCACGTCAACCAGAAGCGCGGCCGGCGCTGGTCTTCGGCGCGCGGTTTCCTCAAGCCGGTGCTGAACCGCAGCAATTTGCGGCTGGAAAAGAACGTGCTGGTCGACCGGCTCATCGTCGAGAACCGCCGTGCGGTCGGCGTGCGCTTCCAGCAAGGCAATGAAGTGGTCGAGGCCCGCACCAAGGGCGAAGTGGTTTTGTGCGCGGGATCAATTGGATCGACGCAGGTGCTGCACCGGTCCGGCATCGGGCCGGCCGACTGGCTGTCGCCGCTCGGCATCGATGTCGTGCTCGACAGACCGGGCGTCGGGCGCAATTTGCAGGACCATCTGCAGCAGCGCGCAATCTACAAGGTCGAGGGCGTGCGTACGCTGAACGAGACCTATTACAACCTGGTCCGGCGCGGCATGATGGGGCTCGACTACGCGTTCCGCCGCCGCGGGCCGCTGACCATGGCGCCATCGCAGCTCGGCATCTTCACCCGCTCCGATTCACGCCGCGCGCGCGCCAACATCCAGTTCCACGTGCAGCCGCTGTCGCTCGACAAGTTCGGCGATCCCCTGCATCGTTTTCCCGCCATCACCGTCAGCGCCTGCAATCTGCAGCCGACCTCGCGCGGCACCGTGCGCATCCGCTCGGCAAAGCCGGATGAGGCGCCCTCGATCGCGCCGAATTATCTCTCGACCGACGACGACCGCCAGGTCGCGGCCGACGCCATCCGCACCACGCGGCGGCTGATGAAGCAGAAGCGGCTCGAACGCTATCGCCCGCTAGAATACCTGCCCGGTCCCAGCGTCGGCGACGACGACGCTTCGCTGGCGAAAGCCGCCGGCGATATCGGCACCACGATCTTCCATCCGGTGGGGACGGCGAAGATGGGCATGGCGAACGATCCGATGGCGGTCGTCGACGAACGGCTGCGCTTCTACGGCATCGCCGGGCTGCGCGTGGCGGATGCGTCGGTGATGCCGACGATCACATCCGGTAACACCAATACGCCTACCGCGATGATCGCGGAGAAAGGTGCTGCAATGATTCTGGAGGATGCGCGCTGACGTGCGAGCGAACAAGTCCAGGGTGCGACCAAGTAGGCCAACCTCGCCGACTGCAGCCAAC is from Bradyrhizobium sp. AZCC 2176 and encodes:
- a CDS encoding GMC family oxidoreductase, with amino-acid sequence MPKRLEGDFDYIVVGAGTAGCIMANRLSADPKNRVLLLEAGGNDNWIWFHIPVGYLFAIGNPRSDWMFRTEPEPGLNGRSLAYPRGKVIGGSSAINAMISMRGQAADYDHWRQLGLAGWGYDDVRPLFKRLEDHFLGESEHHGTGGGWRIEAPRLSWAILDAVGDAAEEMGIKRIADFNTGDNEGVSYFHVNQKRGRRWSSARGFLKPVLNRSNLRLEKNVLVDRLIVENRRAVGVRFQQGNEVVEARTKGEVVLCAGSIGSTQVLHRSGIGPADWLSPLGIDVVLDRPGVGRNLQDHLQQRAIYKVEGVRTLNETYYNLVRRGMMGLDYAFRRRGPLTMAPSQLGIFTRSDSRRARANIQFHVQPLSLDKFGDPLHRFPAITVSACNLQPTSRGTVRIRSAKPDEAPSIAPNYLSTDDDRQVAADAIRTTRRLMKQKRLERYRPLEYLPGPSVGDDDASLAKAAGDIGTTIFHPVGTAKMGMANDPMAVVDERLRFYGIAGLRVADASVMPTITSGNTNTPTAMIAEKGAAMILEDAR